A single window of Paenibacillus sp. SYP-B4298 DNA harbors:
- a CDS encoding FadR/GntR family transcriptional regulator: MLIQTQRLTLVEQVACQIQAKIENNEWQVGMRIPPEPELMAQLQVSRNTLREAIRALTYAGLLKTRQGDGTYVCSSSVLGAVIEKVIQHTDRLESLEVRYALEREAAILAAARRRDEDLDALRTCLEQCRQAADLQDLKAYAHWDVAFHKSVIAASHNTLMSSLYNHISEALQHTILETTDLNNEKIYYDTHTRLYQAIVEQNGQKAEEAVRAYIEQARASLS; encoded by the coding sequence TTGTTAATACAGACTCAGCGTTTGACTCTGGTCGAACAGGTCGCTTGCCAAATTCAGGCGAAGATTGAAAACAACGAGTGGCAGGTGGGGATGCGGATTCCGCCTGAGCCCGAACTGATGGCACAACTTCAAGTTAGCCGCAATACCTTAAGGGAAGCAATTCGCGCTCTGACTTATGCAGGGCTGCTGAAGACCAGACAAGGAGATGGAACGTATGTCTGCTCATCTAGCGTTCTGGGGGCAGTTATCGAGAAGGTCATTCAACATACAGATAGACTTGAGAGCTTGGAAGTTCGATATGCACTGGAAAGAGAAGCGGCAATCCTGGCTGCAGCCAGAAGGCGCGATGAGGATCTGGATGCCCTTCGCACCTGTCTCGAACAATGTAGACAGGCTGCTGACCTACAAGACCTCAAAGCTTATGCTCACTGGGATGTCGCTTTTCATAAGAGTGTGATTGCCGCTTCACACAACACACTCATGTCAAGTTTGTATAACCATATTTCTGAGGCATTGCAGCACACAATATTAGAAACAACCGACTTGAACAATGAAAAGATTTATTACGACACACATACGCGGCTCTATCAAGCTATTGTTGAGCAAAATGGTCAGAAAGCTGAAGAAGCTGTTCGCGCCTATATTGAACAAGCTCGCGCCTCACTGAGTTAA